Within Fervidobacterium thailandense, the genomic segment ATTGCCCAAAGTCAAACCTCACAACCTTACCAAGCCAATAGAAATATTGAACTACAGCCGGTTTGTCGAGACCGTATTCCCGTTCCATCGCTTTGAGGGTCTCTTTTGAGACTGATGGATCCAACCTATATTGGTCCAAGAAATCACCGGGCGAAAGCTGGAGTAAAGTGAAGACGATTATAGTGATTATCCACAGTTCTGGAATGAGGATCACGAGCCTCCTGGCGATGTACTTGAGCAAGCTTATTCACCCCTTTGCAATTTTGTGTCGTGACTTCGGATTTCCAAGTTTAAACTTAAAAATTGGGCGGGGGCGAACCCCGCCCACAAGCTCACGAAAGAAACATTATTCTTTGTAGAGCCAGTCGATGTTCCAGGTTGTACCGCCGTAGAGACCAATTTGAACGTTCTTAATGGTGTTCCTCCATGCAAAGAGCCTCAGTGAGTTAACCGTGTAGATCAACGGTAAGTATTCAGAAGCGAGTTTCTGGAATTTTGCCCAGTAGTCTTTCACAACGTTATCGTCAAGTATTCTGACGTTTTCCCTGAATATCTTATCGATTTCCTTTTCAAAGTCAGGCACATGGTAGTACTTCGGGTCAACCCATTTTGCAACGTCCGGTGAGAAGTTCCAGAAGTGGAGCGAGCCATCAAGTGCCCAAACGTTTCTACCACCCTGTGGTTCATCTGAACCAGTCAAACCGATGATGATGGCATCCCAGTCACCGACGTTGAGCATCCTGTTAACGAGTGTGTTGAAGTCACCGGGTACGAACGTGATATCCATACCAAGCTGTTTGAGTGCAGCGGTGATAATGTTACCCATACCTTCGCGGATCGTGTTACCGGCGTTCGTTTCGATCGTGAATTTCACAGGTCTACCCTTGCTGTCGATAAGTCTTCCGTTCTTGTCCCAGCTAAAGCCACCAAGTCTTAGTTCAGCTCTTGCTTTGTTGAGGTCGTATGGATACTTCGCAACAACCTTCTCGTTGTAGTACGGAGAAGCCATCGAAACTGGTGACCACTGCTCCACCGCAAGACCGTTGAAGAGAGTATCGATCATCTTCTTCTTGTCCATTGCGTAAGCAACGGCTCTTCTGAAGTTCACGTTCCTGAACCATTCTCTCTTGGCTTCGTCCTTGTTGTTCCAGTTGAAGACGATGAACTGTGTACCGTATGCTGGACCGTAGGACATAACGGTGATGTTGAATTTCTTTTCATTCTCTTTGAAGTACGCAAATTCCGTTCCTCTTGGTGAGTAGATGTCAACTTCTCCTTTTTCGAACGCAAGTTTCTGAGCATCTTGAGACGAGATGATCTTGTAGACTACTTCGTTCAAGTACGGGAGTTGCACGCCGTTCTTGTCCCTCTTCCAGTAGTGAGGGTTAGCAACAAACCTGACGTACTGGTCAGGTACGTATTCGACAGGGATGAATGGTCCAAGTCCAACAATTTCCTTCTTGTTGATGGAATCAACGGTCCAGAATTCAGCAAATTTGCCGGCATCAACCCATTTCTTTGCAATGTGCTTCGGGAAGATGTACATACCGCCAAGGTACCTGAACGCGAGCCTGAATGGTTCTGGGTAGTACATCCTGACCGTGTAATCGTTTATCTTGGTGGCTTTCGGAAGATGTCCGTTCGTGCTCCTGATGACGTCTTTGAACGAGCTCGGAATATCGGGATTGGTGTATATCTCGTTAAGCGTGAATACAACGTCGTCAGCCGTGAACGGTGTTCCATCACTCCACTTAACGCCTTTTCTGAGGTACCAGATAACTTCCATACCGCCGTCCTTCGTTAGCCTTGGACCGTCCCATCTCTCGGCTAGAGCTGGGTAGAACTTTCCATCGACACCGTGCCTTTCAATCAGCGTTCCGCCCCAGCTCATGAACATGGCGATAACGTCTGAGGAGCTGGTTTCCTTCGAAACGGTGTCGTTGACAGTCCTTGGACCACTCAGTGTTGGAATGATGAGCGTTCCGCCTTTCTTACCGGTTGCTTGGGAGCCGATGTAGTTTGCGAATATAAAAGCGACAAGGAGCAAGGAAAGAACTACCGTGAGAACCTTCCTCATACCTACACCTCCCTTTTATCTACCAGGTGACACGCTACCTGGTGGTTTGGAGAAACGAATTTCATCTGAGGATATTCCTTATCGCAAATATCCATCTTGAACGGACACCTTGGATGAAAGAAACAACCACTCGGCCTGGCAATTGGACTTGGCACGTTTCCGGTGAGTATCAACCTGCTCCTCTTCTTTTCAATTGCTGGATCCGGTATCGGTGAAGCCGAAAGGAGCGCCTTGGTGTACGGGTGGATCGGGTTGTCGAATACCTCGTTGACTTCTCCCATTTCCACGATCCTTCCAAGGTACATAATTGCGACGTGATGACTGATGAACCTGACAAGTGCAAGGTTGTGCGAGATGAAGATGTACGTAAGTCCCAGTTCTTCTTGGAACTTCAAAAACAGGTTCACAATCTGGGCCTGAACTGAAACGTCGAGTGCGGAGGTTGGTTCGTCGAGGAACAGTATCTCCGGATTTACGCTCAGTGCACGCGCAATCGCTATTCTCTGCTTCTGGCCACCACTGAATTGGTGTGGATAGCGATCCATGTGGTACGGTTTCATACCGACCATCCTGAGTAGCTCGATAGCCCGTTCGTTAGCCTCCTGCTGGTCTTTGACTATCTTATGGAAAAGCATCGGTTCGGTGAGAATCTGGCCAACAGTCATCCTCGGGTTTAGTGAACCGATCGGGTTTTGGAAGACGATCTGCATTTTCCTTCTGAACGGTAGCAGTTCTTCACGTGAGAGTCTTGAGATGTCCGTACCAAGTATCTCTATCACACCGTCTGTTGGATCGATAAGTCTGAGCATTGTCCTTGCCGTCGTCGTCTTGCCACATCCCGATTCTCCAACGAGTGCGAAGGTTTCCCCTCTGCGTACTTCGAACGAAATATCGTCAACTGCTTTAACATCACCGACGTGTTTTTTGATGAGGAAACCCTTGTAAATCGGGAAGTACTTCTTCAAATTCTTGACTCTGATAACAACGTCGTTTTGAACGTTCGTCTCTTTCGTTGCCGTTGCCGCGTTTATTTTATCGCTCATTTCTTATCCCCTCCAAGTACCGGATTAAAGCACCTCACGTAGTGGTTCGGTTCTAACTCCTCGAACGGGGGTAATTCCTTCGAGCACTTGTCCAGCCTCCTTGGACACCTCGGTGCAAACGGACACACATCTGGAACATCGATCATCCTCGGAGGTTGTCCAGGGATCGATTCGAGTCTCTCCTGCTTGATGTCTACCCTCGGTATTGACTTGAGAAGCATGTGCGTGTACGGGTGCATCGGCTTGTGGAAGACATCCTCGGCCGGTGCCAACTCCATCTGACGTCCTCCGTACATGACCATTACCCTGTCGGCCATAGCGGAGATGACACCGAGGTCGTGCGTGATGAAGATCGTACCGGTTTTCAATTCGCGTTGGAGTTCCTTCATCAGCTCGAGTACCTGTGCCTGTATCGTAACATCGAGTGCCGTCGTTGGCTCGTCCGCAATCAACACTTTCGGGTTACACGAGAGTGCGATAGCGATGACAACCCTCTGTTTCATACCGCCGCTGAATTCGAACGGGTAGGAGTTCATCCTCTTCTCCGGTTCCGGGATTTGAACTTTCTTAAGCATCTCCACGGCGAGCTTCCACGCAGTTGCACGGTCAACGTCTTGATGTTGCATGATCGTTTCCATCAGCTGGTCACCAATCGTGTACAACGGGTTGAGTGAGGTCAGCGGGTCCTGGAAGATCATCGATATCTCTTTTCCTCTAATGTGAGTCATTTCATCTTCGTCGAGCTTTAGAATATCTTCCTCTTTTCCACGCCCCCTGTAGATAATCTGGCCGGAGACGATCTTACCGGGGTAGTGGATAAGTCTCATGATGCTTCGAACCGTGATACTTTTTCCGGAGCCGGTTTCACCGACGATGCCAAGTACCTCGTTTTCCGAAAGTTCGAACGATACGTCGTTAACTGCTTTTAACACACCTTCCTCAAGATAAAAATAGGTGCTTAAGTTACGAACACTGAGTAACGAAGCCAACGAAATCACTCCTCCTCAAGCGTTTGTGTGAATTTAATTCCGTGTTTATTTCAGGACTATTGCTTATTATACCATAATGTTAAACTACGTTTCAACACCAAATTTCGCCGATTTTCCGGTTCCCAAAAATCCAAAGTTTATTCTTTTGCCCCCTTTGAACTCAGGAGTAACTTAATGATTAGGGATACTTTCGAAATCATCTCTTCCTTGAGTGTTCCAATGTTTCCGTAGCTCGAGAGTATCTCTTCTTCAAAAATGGGGACTCTGAAGCTTCCACCTTCGGTTCTCACTTCAAAAAAGTCGACCGTTGCACCCACACTCTCGGTTCCGGTGTCAAAAACGAGCCTGTCCTGCGTCAAACCGACCGAAACTATGCGCGAAATCGGGCACACGTGATAACCAACAACCTCGTAAGTTTTATTCCTGATGTGCAGTAAGTACTCCCGGACAACGAGATTTCCTCCCTCGGTATACAACACAACAAGGTACGTTGGAAAGAAATAGCGTGGAACCCCTTTTTCCGTCTTTACATAGTACTCACCGCTCATCCATGGGCGGAACGATAGAAACGTGCCCAACACGGAGCTTCCCGTACGTTTAACTTCCGTGAGAATCTGCTCCACCACATCCTGAAGGTTCGAGTTGTAGACTTTCGATGAAGTGAACCTTATAAAGTAAAGTAGCGTTTCAAGAGTACCCAACGATAAGAACACAACCCCTATGAACGTCTTGAGCCAATCGAAGACAAAAGCGTAATCGGCCAGGAACTTGAAGTACGAAACGTAAGTGCCGAGTGGTAAGACTAGAAAGACAATACCCACCAACACTTGAGTAACTCCGGAAAATGGAAATCCTCTGAAAAACCACCTGTCGCTGGAGCGATACACCGCCAAACGAAAACTCCCCCTTTCAACCCATCCGATTTATGAATTCTTCGTACATCCTATCAATTTCCTCTTTCTGTTTCCTCACGTTGGCCAGCTTCTCACGCGCCTTCATCAGTAGCATGATGGCCTTAGAATAAAGTTCTATCTGCTCCTCGATGTCCAGTTCAGCACTCAAAAACGCCGATTTGATGGTCTCTATAGATTCCATCAGTTCTTTGAAGCTCAGTTTCTCCACTTCCTCCGACGTCAAGCTCTTTATCTTTTCAAGATCCATCCTTTACAGACCTCCCCGAACTCTAAACTTTGACTGCAACGACCATCAGAACGAATTTTGTCCTTGGGAAGTTACGCCTGAGGACTTTTAGACATTCGTTCATCGTGCTTCCTGTTGTGAGTACGTCATCTATCAGTAGGACAACTTTCGAATCTAACATCCGAGATATCCCGGAGATTTCACGCTTTTTCAAATCGTATTTTCCTCGCACCGCTTCCTTTCTGTTGGTTGCAACCAGCTGGTCCGTCTCACGAATGGTCCTGAGGAGTTCCAGGACTTGCTTTTCCACCAGCTTGGAAAGTTCTTTAGCAACAAGCCTCATGTGATCGAATCCGCGTTTCTTCTTCGACGTCTTGGTTGACGGAACGTAGGTAACGAAATCAAACTCGATTCCGTGGCCCCGAACCGTTTCAAATAGGAGCTTCGCAAGCACCTTCGAAAGTCCTGGGTGCAGCCGGAACTTATATGCCAGGATGAGCTCCCTGAGTTTCTCTTCGTAGGTACCGTAAAAGAAAACTTCCGTATCGTTCAACTTGTAAGGTACCTCGGAACGGAGGCGGAATATTTCTTCCAAGCAATTTTCACAAACCCTGAGTTCTCCGTTCAGTTCTTCTTCAATCGGTCGACCACAGATAAGACATTCGCACGTTACAAACAGAGTCAGCAGCGTGTTCAAAAATGTTTTGGTAACACCAACTGCGCGGCCCATGGGTTTGATAAAGCTCAAACACCTTCGTACGATTCCACCATCAAAAAACGGTGTTCGAATTCTCCTGAATACTTCCATCAAATACTTCCATCATCCTTTCCAGCACCCAGTTGGTTGCCAACTTGTTCGTCCAGAGATCCGGAGAACTTCCTGCCTATCCTCGTGAACCTCCAAATGAAGATCGTCCCCAGGAAGACTACGAGGTAGTAAGTTACGAGTCTGAAGACCAGTATACCGCTCATAGCTGCTTTAGAACCGTAAAGTTTTGAAAACACAAGCTGGTAAAAACCTTCGATGCCGCCACTCGAACCCGGTGTCGGGACGTAGTAAACCACACTGTTTAGCATCGTGACGATACCCCAGAAAGTGAAGAGTGGAACTTGTGCATGTGATACACTCTCCAGTGCGTATTTCAGTTGGTAAGCCACGATCGCGGAACCAACCAAGCCAATCAAAAAATCCAAGATAACGGCCCAAAACGCCTTGGAAAAGAGGTACTTCGTAGAACTGGACATCTTGCCGATCCACTCCAATATTGCACGCTCACGATCTCGGAGCTTTTGCGATTTTGTCACCTTCTGAACGAATCGGAGAACACCGTACAACCACGTCTTGTTCAAAAAGACGAGTAAACCGAGTAGTGTGATGAGCACCGATATACCAAAACCGACAAGAACGACCGTCAAACCAACCGTTCCTTTCAGTATCGAAAGGACACGCTTTATGAACAGGATATCCACGAAGAAAACTATGGACACACCGATGAACATTCGGCTGATTGATACATTCGTTGCATCGTAGGCCTTCACACCTAACCGCGTCAGGTGGTATATCTGGAACGGTTGACCACCTATCGACATGGGAGTGACAAAGGAAAAGTAGACCGTGTAGAACACGTTTTCAAGGCAATCGAGGAACCGTACCCTGTATCCAAGTCCAATGAGAATAAAGTGGAGTCTCAAGGCATGAAGTAGGTAATCGATAACCAACAACACCAGCAGGTTGAGGATCGCGTACTTTGGAAACAACTTGAGCGCGGAAATCAAATCTTGCTTTGCACTTATTATACCGATAATGGTCACTATCGAAAACCCGATCAGTACCGATATCAGAATGTTTAAGAGTATCTTCTTGAGGTTCAAACACATCCACTCCTTTTAATTCTTCGGATTAGGTTCTCAGGCGCTTCAAACAGCACCGGATTCGATGAGTGCTTTGAGAATGTAAAGATCCTCGAAGGTTGTCAGCTTCACGTTTGTGCGCTCACCTTCTACGTAAAAGACTTTGTAACCACAAGAGAAAACGATGGAAGCGTCGTCGGAGAATTGGTCGAGGTGTTCAAGGTTTCTCTGGAAACATTCCCTCAAGATCCCGTACTTGAACGTTTGAGGTGTTTGGTGAAGATACACGTTCTGTCTCTGAACAACGGTTTCAACACTTTCACCGTTTCGGGATAGCGAAACCGTATCCGTTGCGTTGATAGCAGTTACGACCGCACCGTATTTTTTGCAAGCTTCCAAATTCCTCTCGACCACATTTCTTGAAACCAACGGCCTTGCCCCATCGTGGATGAGCACTATGTCTTCTTCGTTCGCGACATCCTCGAGTTTGTAAAGCGCGTTTAGAACGGAACGCTCCCTCGAAACCCCGCCAACGCAGAGCTCAATCTCGCGCTCTCTGACCAGTCCAGCCAGTACCTTTTCCGTTTCTTCCCGCCACTCCTCAGCGGTCACAACGATAATCTTGTGAAATAATCCCCAGCTTACAAACCGTTCAACGACGAACTCCATTATCATCTTTCCGTTTGGAAGTAAAAAAAACTGCTTGGGCTTGACCCACCCAAAGCGTTTTCCAATGCCACCGAACAAAAGTATACCATACGTTCTCGGATGATGAAAAGTATTCGATGACTCACCCAAGGTTCTCTACTCCCTTTTCCCGGAGCATGTTCAAAAATTCTTCTTCTGTCATGCACTTCACACCGAACTTACGTGCTTTTTCCAGTTTACTACCTGGTTCGGAACCTACGATGAGGTAATCGGTCTTCCTGGTTACGCTGTCGGTGAAGTGGCCCCCGAGTTTTTCTATCAGCCTTTTTATTTCCTCGCGCGAGAACCTTTTCAAGGTACCGGTCACACAGAACGTTAGTCCGTTGAGTACGTTTTGTTCCGGAGCCGTAACCTTACCGAGTTGCACCCCGGCTTTTTTGAGTTTTTCAATTATCTCGCGTGTCTTCGGATTTCTGAAGTACTCGTACACATTCCTTGCAAGTTCCTCACCTATTCCCTCAATTTCAAGGAGCTGGTCTACCGAAGCTTCCGAGAGTCTCTCCAAACTCCCGAATTTTTGTGCGAGCACCTTGGCCGTCTTCTCCCCAACACCCGGTATACCGAGTCCCAAGATGAGTCTATCAAGTTCAACGTTCTTTGCTCGCTCGATTTCTGAAAGGATGTTCGATATCATCTTCGGACCCACACCGCTCACCTGAGCAAGGTCGAAAACGGTGAGGTAAAACAAGTCCGCAATATCCTTTACAAGCTGAGCGTCGACGAGCTTGGAGATGATCTTAGATCCCAAGCCTTGGATGTCAAGCGCTTGGCGCGAGACAAAGACCTCCAAATGACGCTTGAGCTTCGCTGGACAGTGCGGGTTTAAACATTTGTAGGCCACGTACTCCCCTGACTCTTTGCCAACCACACCACCGCAAACGGGACATCGGTCGGGAGGCCTGACAATCACTTCATCAC encodes:
- a CDS encoding ABC transporter substrate-binding protein, with protein sequence MRKVLTVVLSLLLVAFIFANYIGSQATGKKGGTLIIPTLSGPRTVNDTVSKETSSSDVIAMFMSWGGTLIERHGVDGKFYPALAERWDGPRLTKDGGMEVIWYLRKGVKWSDGTPFTADDVVFTLNEIYTNPDIPSSFKDVIRSTNGHLPKATKINDYTVRMYYPEPFRLAFRYLGGMYIFPKHIAKKWVDAGKFAEFWTVDSINKKEIVGLGPFIPVEYVPDQYVRFVANPHYWKRDKNGVQLPYLNEVVYKIISSQDAQKLAFEKGEVDIYSPRGTEFAYFKENEKKFNITVMSYGPAYGTQFIVFNWNNKDEAKREWFRNVNFRRAVAYAMDKKKMIDTLFNGLAVEQWSPVSMASPYYNEKVVAKYPYDLNKARAELRLGGFSWDKNGRLIDSKGRPVKFTIETNAGNTIREGMGNIITAALKQLGMDITFVPGDFNTLVNRMLNVGDWDAIIIGLTGSDEPQGGRNVWALDGSLHFWNFSPDVAKWVDPKYYHVPDFEKEIDKIFRENVRILDDNVVKDYWAKFQKLASEYLPLIYTVNSLRLFAWRNTIKNVQIGLYGGTTWNIDWLYKE
- a CDS encoding ComF family protein; the protein is MEVFRRIRTPFFDGGIVRRCLSFIKPMGRAVGVTKTFLNTLLTLFVTCECLICGRPIEEELNGELRVCENCLEEIFRLRSEVPYKLNDTEVFFYGTYEEKLRELILAYKFRLHPGLSKVLAKLLFETVRGHGIEFDFVTYVPSTKTSKKKRGFDHMRLVAKELSKLVEKQVLELLRTIRETDQLVATNRKEAVRGKYDLKKREISGISRMLDSKVVLLIDDVLTTGSTMNECLKVLRRNFPRTKFVLMVVAVKV
- the ispD gene encoding 2-C-methyl-D-erythritol 4-phosphate cytidylyltransferase, encoding MGESSNTFHHPRTYGILLFGGIGKRFGWVKPKQFFLLPNGKMIMEFVVERFVSWGLFHKIIVVTAEEWREETEKVLAGLVREREIELCVGGVSRERSVLNALYKLEDVANEEDIVLIHDGARPLVSRNVVERNLEACKKYGAVVTAINATDTVSLSRNGESVETVVQRQNVYLHQTPQTFKYGILRECFQRNLEHLDQFSDDASIVFSCGYKVFYVEGERTNVKLTTFEDLYILKALIESGAV
- a CDS encoding exodeoxyribonuclease VII — encoded protein: MDLEKIKSLTSEEVEKLSFKELMESIETIKSAFLSAELDIEEQIELYSKAIMLLMKAREKLANVRKQKEEIDRMYEEFINRMG
- a CDS encoding ABC transporter ATP-binding protein, translating into MSDKINAATATKETNVQNDVVIRVKNLKKYFPIYKGFLIKKHVGDVKAVDDISFEVRRGETFALVGESGCGKTTTARTMLRLIDPTDGVIEILGTDISRLSREELLPFRRKMQIVFQNPIGSLNPRMTVGQILTEPMLFHKIVKDQQEANERAIELLRMVGMKPYHMDRYPHQFSGGQKQRIAIARALSVNPEILFLDEPTSALDVSVQAQIVNLFLKFQEELGLTYIFISHNLALVRFISHHVAIMYLGRIVEMGEVNEVFDNPIHPYTKALLSASPIPDPAIEKKRSRLILTGNVPSPIARPSGCFFHPRCPFKMDICDKEYPQMKFVSPNHQVACHLVDKREV
- a CDS encoding ABC transporter ATP-binding protein; this encodes MASLLSVRNLSTYFYLEEGVLKAVNDVSFELSENEVLGIVGETGSGKSITVRSIMRLIHYPGKIVSGQIIYRGRGKEEDILKLDEDEMTHIRGKEISMIFQDPLTSLNPLYTIGDQLMETIMQHQDVDRATAWKLAVEMLKKVQIPEPEKRMNSYPFEFSGGMKQRVVIAIALSCNPKVLIADEPTTALDVTIQAQVLELMKELQRELKTGTIFITHDLGVISAMADRVMVMYGGRQMELAPAEDVFHKPMHPYTHMLLKSIPRVDIKQERLESIPGQPPRMIDVPDVCPFAPRCPRRLDKCSKELPPFEELEPNHYVRCFNPVLGGDKK
- a CDS encoding lysylphosphatidylglycerol synthase transmembrane domain-containing protein, with product MNLKKILLNILISVLIGFSIVTIIGIISAKQDLISALKLFPKYAILNLLVLLVIDYLLHALRLHFILIGLGYRVRFLDCLENVFYTVYFSFVTPMSIGGQPFQIYHLTRLGVKAYDATNVSISRMFIGVSIVFFVDILFIKRVLSILKGTVGLTVVLVGFGISVLITLLGLLVFLNKTWLYGVLRFVQKVTKSQKLRDRERAILEWIGKMSSSTKYLFSKAFWAVILDFLIGLVGSAIVAYQLKYALESVSHAQVPLFTFWGIVTMLNSVVYYVPTPGSSGGIEGFYQLVFSKLYGSKAAMSGILVFRLVTYYLVVFLGTIFIWRFTRIGRKFSGSLDEQVGNQLGAGKDDGSI